The DNA region GACCGCCCCGTCGACGAAGTGCCGTCGGGCCACCACGACGTCGTGCGTGCCGGCGAACAGGTCGACACCCCGCTCGAGCCGGGTCTCCTCGGGCGTCGCGGCCCACTCCTGCTCGGTCAGGCCGTCGGCGGGCAACCGCCGACGGAGGATGGCCAGCACGTGGTCGCGGCCCTGCGGCGTCGCGGTGTAGGCCGTGGCCCGCGCGACCAGCTCCGCCGGGACCTGGTAGCCGTGGTTGGCGCGCCAGTAGCCCGGAGCGAGGATCTCGAAGAGGTTGGGGATGCGCCGGAGCTCCGCGACAGTGCCCTTGAGCTGCTCGGCGGGCACGTCCCGCAGCACCGTCGGCGCACCGTCCGCGCCCAGGACGAGGCGCGCCTTCTCGGGCGGGACGTCCAGCGGGCGGTCCGGGCAGAACGCGCAGTACCTGTCGCGTGCGCGGCCGAGCAGGTTGCGCTCCCCGGCCGGCGCCGCGAAGGGCCGGTGCGCGCGGCCGGGCACCGTCCAGACGACCGTCCCGGTCAGCGGCGAGACCTGCTTGATCGTGCCGTCCGGCAGCCGCACGAGCGCAGCGGGTGCCACGTCGGGGACGTCCGGGACGCCGAGGTGCTCCACCCGCCCACCCTAGGAGATCGGCGGCACGGCGGCGGGGAGCCCGTCGCCGGGTCGGCCGCCGGCCGGTCAGGTGTCACTGAGCTCGCGCGGCAGGGCCAGGACGTCGACGAGAGCACCGTTGCGCCACACGGTGACCTCCATCCGACGGCCGATCGCGCCCTCGACCATCAGCCGCTGGATCTGCGTGGTCGACGCGACGGTCCGGCCGTCGACGGCCACCACGACGTCGCCGCGCCGCAGACCCGCGACCGCAGCAGGGCTGCCGCCGACGACGTCGGACACGTGCAGGCCGGTGCGCCGGCCGAGCTTCTGCGCGAGGGCCGGCGGGAGCGGCGCCTGCGACCCGACGATCCCCAGCCAGGCCCTTCGGACCCGCCCCTCGGTCATCAGCGTGGTGATCAGACCGCGGGTCGTGTCGTTGATCGGCACGGCCAGCCCGACGCCGATCCCGGCGACCGCCGTGTTCACGCCGACCATCCGGCCCGAGCTGTCCGCCAGCACACCGCCGCTGTTGCCGGGGTTGAGCGCGGCGTCCGTCTGGATCACCTCGTCCACGACCCGTCCCGCCCGGGTGGGCAGCGAACGCCCGAGGGCGGAGACGATGCCGGCGGTCACGCTCCCGGCCAGGCCGAGCGGGTTGCCGAGCGCGACCACGAGCTGGCCCACCTGCAGCGCCGACGCGTCGCCGAGCACGACCGGTGGCGGCACCCCTCCGCGCGCACGCAGGACCGCAAGGTCCGAGAGCGGGTCCCGCCCGACGACATCGGCCGTGACCTCGGTGCCGTCGGTGAACGACGCCTCCGCCGTGTCGCCGCCCGCGACGACGTGCGCGCTGGTCAGCAGGAACCCGTCAGGCGTCAGGACACTGGCGCTGCCCGCCGCGGGCCCTCGCTCCGTGCGCACGACCAGGCTGGCGACGCTGGGCAGGACCGATCGCGCGACGCGGACCACGGCGGTCGAGTACGCGTCCAGGAGGTCGTCCGGCTGCTCGGTGCCCATGCCTGGTCAACCCGGTGCAGCGGCCCGTCCGTGCCCGCGTTCGCCGACGGCGAAGCAGATCAGACCGGGACCGGGTCGTGGATCGGCTGTCCGCTGTGGTCCAGCTCGGCCAGCTCCCCGTTCTCGAGCCGTCGCCACCTCGCGCCCTGCAGGTCCCGGAACAGGACGAACGCCGTCATCCGTTCCCCGGGATCCTGGTGGGTCTGCGGGAGGGCGACAGACAGCTCCTCGCCGGCGACCAACACGGTGCGCTCGGCGAGGGTCAGGGTCTGGTCCCGCTCCGCGTTCACGACCTGGAAGCTCATGTCGTACACCGGTGCGTCCGAGAGGTTGACGACCCTGCCGAACCGGCGCTCCTGGAGGGCACCGCCGGCGCTGACGAAGGAGGTCGGGTCGGGCTGCCACTCGATCCAGCCGATCACCCGCAGACCCTGGTCGCGACGCCGGTGCCACCGGTTGCGGCTGTCCTCGCCGATCCGGCGCGTCTCGTCCGCGACGCGCTGGACCTCCCGCTGCCGCTCCGCCACCTGGGCGCGCATCTCGGCGGCCCGGCGCGCCTGGCGCTCGTGGGTGATGGACCACAGCGCGATGATCACGGCCACCGTGGTCGCGACGGCGCCGAGGATCGACCACGCGTCGTGCCACTGGGTGACGTACTCGTGCAGCCCGTCGATCGACACGCGAGGACCCTAGCGTCTCGGGCGGGCAGACGCGGACGAATGCCCCGTCCGACCGTCGGCCGAGCGGGAACGACCGCAGGCCTCAGGACGTGACGTCGGCCGTCGTGAAGCGGCTCCAGGCCAGCGCGCCGAAGATCGCTACCCAGGCGGCCTGCACCGCGAGTCCCCGGCCGAGCACACCCCAGTCGACCTGGATCCGCAGGAACTCGGCGAAGTTGAGCCAGTGGTGGGTGAGCAGCGCCGGCTGGATCGCGGCGAGCTGCGGGAGCGTGTCGAGGACTGCCGAGACGATCGCGACGACGACGGTGGCGGCCATCGCCCCCACCGGCACCTCGGTCAGCGAGGACAGGAACAGACCGACCGCGACCAGCCCGGACAGCGAGAGCACGACGTAGAGCGCGACACCCGCGATCCGCAGCACGCCGTCGGACAGCGGGACCGTCGACCCGGACAGCAGCGTGAGCTCGCCCAGCCCGAAGTAGGCCGCGCCCACGACGAGCGCGACCACCGCGATCGCGGCGACCGCGGAGCCGACGAAGGTCATCGTGGCGAGCGCCTTGACCGCCAGCAGCCGGCCCCGGGAGACCGGCACCGCGAGCAGGTACCGCAGGGTCCCCGCCTGCGCCTCGCCGGCGATGGCGTCACCCGAGGCGATCCCCGTGGTCAGCGGCAGCAGGAAGGGCAGGCACATGAACAGGGACGCGACCACGAGGAACAGCCCGTTGCCGGTGACCCGCCCGATGAAACCCGGTCCCTGGCCGCCGAGTGCGGAGTCCTGGGTGACGAAGAGCAGGGTGCCGAGCAGCAGCGGGACGAACGACAGCCCCGCCAGGAGCGCGATGTTGCGCCGCCGGCCGAAGACCAGGCGCAGCTCGCTGCGCACCAGTCGACCCCACGCACCGCGTCGTGGCACGCTCAGGCCCGCCACAGCGGGAACCGCGGCCTCGAGCTCAGCGAGCGACATCGAAGCCCTCCCCGGTGAGCGTGACGAAGAGCTGCTCGAGGCTCGGTCGCCGGACCTCGAGGCCGACCAGGTCGATGCCCGCGCCGACCAGCGCGGCCGCGACCCGCTGCGGCTCGACGGCACCGAGCAGGGCATCGAGCAGCACGCCGTCGACCCTGACCTCGGCCAGCCCGAGACCGGCCAGCACCTGCGCCGCGGTCCCGACGTGCTCGGCCGAGGTCGTCACGGACACCCGGGCCGCACCGCGTCGGGTCAGGACCTGCCGATCACCCTGCAGCAGCAGCCGCCCCTGGCCCATGATCCCGATGTGCGAGCACACCTGTTCGATCTCGGTCAGCAGGTGCGAGGAGACGAGCACCGTGGTCCCGCCGTCCGCCAGCTGACGCACGAGGTGCCGCACCTCGCGGGTGCCCTGAGGGTCGAGCCCGTTGGTCGGCTCGTCCAGCACGAGCAGCTCACGCGGGCGCAGCAGGGCCGCGGCCAGCCCGAGGCGCTGCTTCATGCCCAGGGAGTACTGCCGGTACGGCTTGCCGGCCGCGGCGCCCAGGCCGACCCTCTCGAGCGCCTCGCCGCTGCGGAGACGTGCCGTGCGCGGGTCGGCTGTCGCATCGCAGGCGTCGAGCCGGGCGAGGTTCGCGGCACCGCTGAGGTACGGCTGGAAGGCCGGGCCCTCGACCAGCACGCCGACCCGCGGGAGCACCGGGCCGGCCGCCTGCGGCATCGGGTGGCCCAGCAGCCAGGCGCGTCCGCTGGTCGGCCTGACGAGGCCCAGGAGCATCCGGATCGTCGTCGTCTTGCCCGAGCCGTTCGGGCCGATGAAGCCGTAGACCGAGCCGCGCGGCACCGCCAGGTCGATCCGGTCGACAGCGACCTGGCCGGACCGGAACTGCTTGGTCAGACCCTCGGTCCGCACCGCGAGCGGGACGGCGGGCGCAGGGTCCGCCGGGTGCGCGAGCGGCTCGGGCGTCGCGGTCCGCTGGTCGGTCGTCACAGGAGCAAGCATGCCCCCTGGGCCGACCTGCCGACCACGCCCGCCGGCCGGGCTCCCGTCACGCCATCGCGCGCAGGGTCTCGGCCGGCACGGCGCCGATCAGCACCCGCCCGTCATCGGTCACCAGGATGCTCAGCAGGGACGAGCTGAGCAGGGTCCCCTCGGGGACGCGCGTCGTCAGCTCGGTGTACAGGGCGACGGTGTCCAGGTCCATCGAGTGCGAGCCGTCGCCCTCGTCGCCGCGGAACTCCGCGATGAGGTCCTGGGCGCTCTCCGAGCCGAAGCTCGGCTCGCCACCCGGCACGGTGGCCAGGGCGGCCGGGTCCCCGGCGATCAGCGACATCATGTCCAGACCCGAGAGCTCCACGACCGTCTCCCAGCCGGTGCCGGTGACCGTCACGCCCTCCGGCGCAGCGGCGTCCGTGTCCTTCAGGTCCGCCATGTCCTCGAGGTCTGCCATGTCCTCGAGGGCCGCCAGGTCCTGCTCGTCGGGCAGCTCGGACTCGGCGGGCAGCGGCACGACGACGTCGCGCACGGTGGCCCCCGCCGGGACGGAGAACTCGAGCACGGCCGGGTCGGGGGCCGTGAACGCGACGTCGGTGAACCCGACCTCGAGCGCCGGGGCCGCGGCGTCCTGGGTGCTCCAGACCTGCACGCGCAGCGGCGCGGACGTCTCGGCGTCGACAGCGACCACGATCCGCGCGATCAGGGTCCCGGTGCTCCGCGGGGTCACCACGAGCAGGTACGCACCGCGACCGGCGACCGTGGTCTGGCCGTCGATCGAGACGATGGACGTCTCGTCCGCGTGCTCGAGCGCGGCAGCGGCGGCCTCCTGCGGCGTCGGCAGGTCACCGGCCACCTCCGGGGAAGGTCCGGCCTCGAGCTCGGCGGCGAGCGCGTCGTACCGCGCCTGGTCCGCCGGGCTCAGCGCGTAGTGGACGACCTCGTCGTCGGCGCTCGAGTACGTCCAGGCCTCGGCGCCGTCCCGGACGACCGAGTACTCCGACATCGCACCGAGCAGCGAGATCCGCGAGCTCTCCGCACCGTCCGACCAGACCCGCATGGTCGAGCTCCCGCCGAGCAGGGCGATCGGGTCCGCCCCGCCGATCTCACCGAACGGGAGGTCGGGCAGGCCGAGGCGTGCGGTGTAGACGATGGTGCCGGAGAGCGGCGAGGGCTCCGCGGCGATCACCGAGGCGACCAGCTGCTCGGGCGTCACGTCCGGCAGGCCCTCGTCGCCGGCCGAGGCGATCAGGGGTGGGGTGACGAAGGCACCGACGACGACGATCACAGCGGCGGCGGGCACAGCCCAGCGGGACCGCGGCGACCAGCGGCGCGACGACGGGGTGGGACGGGTCTCGGTCAGCTCGCTCATGGCACCACTGTGCGCCGTCCTTGCTGTGAGGATGCTGAGAGGGCCCGGAGGCGGGTGCGCACCGGTCCGCCAGGCCCGGTGGCATGCTGCGGGGGTGCGGGTGCTGGTGGTCGACGACGAGCGCGGACTGACGCGCGCGCTCCAGCGCGGACTGACCGCGGAGGGCTTCGCGGTCGACGTCGCGTACGACGGCGAGACCGGCCTCGAGCTCGCGACGGACACCGACTACGACGCGATCGTGCTGGACGTGATGCTGCCCAGGCGCAACGGCTACGACGTCGTCACGGCCCTGCGCGAGCGCGACGTGTGGACGCCGGTGCTGATGCTCAGCGCCAAGGACGGCGAGCACGACGTCGCCGACGGTCTGGACGTCGGCGCGGACGACTACCT from Cellulomonas sp. KRMCY2 includes:
- a CDS encoding S1C family serine protease is translated as MGTEQPDDLLDAYSTAVVRVARSVLPSVASLVVRTERGPAAGSASVLTPDGFLLTSAHVVAGGDTAEASFTDGTEVTADVVGRDPLSDLAVLRARGGVPPPVVLGDASALQVGQLVVALGNPLGLAGSVTAGIVSALGRSLPTRAGRVVDEVIQTDAALNPGNSGGVLADSSGRMVGVNTAVAGIGVGLAVPINDTTRGLITTLMTEGRVRRAWLGIVGSQAPLPPALAQKLGRRTGLHVSDVVGGSPAAVAGLRRGDVVVAVDGRTVASTTQIQRLMVEGAIGRRMEVTVWRNGALVDVLALPRELSDT
- a CDS encoding ABC transporter permease, with amino-acid sequence MSLAELEAAVPAVAGLSVPRRGAWGRLVRSELRLVFGRRRNIALLAGLSFVPLLLGTLLFVTQDSALGGQGPGFIGRVTGNGLFLVVASLFMCLPFLLPLTTGIASGDAIAGEAQAGTLRYLLAVPVSRGRLLAVKALATMTFVGSAVAAIAVVALVVGAAYFGLGELTLLSGSTVPLSDGVLRIAGVALYVVLSLSGLVAVGLFLSSLTEVPVGAMAATVVVAIVSAVLDTLPQLAAIQPALLTHHWLNFAEFLRIQVDWGVLGRGLAVQAAWVAIFGALAWSRFTTADVTS
- a CDS encoding ABC transporter ATP-binding protein, translating into MTTDQRTATPEPLAHPADPAPAVPLAVRTEGLTKQFRSGQVAVDRIDLAVPRGSVYGFIGPNGSGKTTTIRMLLGLVRPTSGRAWLLGHPMPQAAGPVLPRVGVLVEGPAFQPYLSGAANLARLDACDATADPRTARLRSGEALERVGLGAAAGKPYRQYSLGMKQRLGLAAALLRPRELLVLDEPTNGLDPQGTREVRHLVRQLADGGTTVLVSSHLLTEIEQVCSHIGIMGQGRLLLQGDRQVLTRRGAARVSVTTSAEHVGTAAQVLAGLGLAEVRVDGVLLDALLGAVEPQRVAAALVGAGIDLVGLEVRRPSLEQLFVTLTGEGFDVAR